The genome window gggctgGGATTCGTAGCTGTCATCTCTTAGGTGAACACCTAAGAGAGGATGTTCACCAAACTggctctttttcacttttgtgaaCAGTCCTGGTCATCATAGAGGGGACTCCTGTCTCTCCCCCGACCCCCACCGTGAGCTAGGCATTGGAGCTTACTTTACAATGTGTGTTGGgtctgagagttggaccctagGGTGGAGGCTGGACGTTCTCTCAGTACATGTCTTAATGGCCCCTGGGGAGCTACTGGAGTCCCTCCGAGCCCCTTTGGGTTTTTGTCTAGAACGGCTGCATCTTCCATGTCCCCAGGAACACTAAATGGCTAGAATGTACTTaatcagaggtcagcaaactatgCTCCATGGACCACATCTAGTCCTTGGCAACTGCTTGTTATTGTGTAGCCCCCGAGCTAAAAATAGTTTTTACAGTTCTAAGAGTTGGGAAAGGAAAGCCAGAAGAACATGCACTAGAGACTGTATGTGGCTTGCAAAACCTAAAATAGTTACTCTCTGGCTCTTCACAGGAAAAATCTGTTGATCCCTGTTGATGGTTATTCCCCAAGGCCACCTCCTTACCAGGCCAATACTTTCCAAAGTGTGTTCTAAGGAGCATTTATACATGATTCAAGAGTAAACAAACGGAAACAGATTCTGTGGTCAGATGAGATAACCAGGCCTAAGTAGGTTTCTTGAACACAGGACTTCTCAGGGCCTTTAAAGTTCCAGTAAGTGTTAGGAATGTTCGGCGTGTTCTTTGTGTGCCAGGTGCTCCACTAAGCACTGTACGCACATGACCTCACTTAGTTTTTACCATGGCCACTCTGGCTAGTATTGTCCccacttgacagatgagaaaacggaggcaAACTGAGGTCTTGCCCAAGACCAGTCGGCTAGTAATAGGTAGCCTGAGATAGGTGTCATTCCcatgttatagatgaggaaatggaagcttcACGAAATGGAGTACCTTTCCCGAGGTCACAGGCGGGTGACAGGTTGCATGTTGGGTCTGTCTGATCTGGAGCCTGTTCCCTGCTTGTTGCAGATACACTGATTTCCAGCAAGTGCAGTGATGCTCCTCTATGCGCTTGACCACAGGACTCTTTCCAGAGCGCCTTCAGCACTGGGTTCGTCCAGACCTAAGTTGGGGAAACATTGCGTTGTTGGTTATTAAGCTGTTTCCTCAGCTTGTCCACCCTCGACAACTGTGCACACACATCCCAGTTGCCCGCTCCTCCATGCCAGGTTCTGCCCATAGGGGGCGCTCCCTGTTTCCTGCAGCAGCCTTCATCTGGCTGTTGCCCAGCCAGGCGCACCTCATAGGATTATACTAGCCCATGGCCTGCTATCGTTACAGTGTCCACGTAAGGGCATCTCTTCAGTATCACTGATGGAATGGGATCCAGGAACAGTCCGTCTCCTCAGTTAGCTTTGCAGTAACACCCATTAGTTGTTTGCCCAGGGACAGGTATGAGGTTCACCCCCTATGCTGCTGAACACCAGCAGCCAGAAAACAAACACCCCACTGATGAGTCTAGCAGTGCCAGGCTCTCATCTGCTCACACAAGATGATGAAGGGGGTAAGAGGGCTGGGATGTGAAGAAATCCCATCTTTTCCCAACTTGGGTTTTGTTCAGCCAGGTGAGGGATAGGCAACCAGGAGCAAGGTATCTGCAGTAGGCCTCATATACACAGGTTTCTTCTGCAGCAAACTCGGGGCAGAGGCTTTTTCCACTTGGAACAAAGCTGGGCTTAGGTCCGCAGTGCCCACTCTCCTCTGCAGCCACCTGACCACTCTGGGCCTCTTGTCAGGCCTCTACCTCGTCCTCCACGGTCTGTGGTCCCTGGGGGCCAGGCTTCCCCCAGTGCCTCTGACAGAAGTAGCACTGAGCCAGACCTACAGTGAATCTTGGATGTAGTTATATTTTTGTTGCAAATGTGGATGAATAAGGGCTGTCATCCTGATTCTTTCTTCAAAATGTGAGGAATACAGTATCACAGTTGGCTGCTTTTGGATCTTAATCTACTTTTGCTACCTGTTTTATTATGAGTAAAGCTTGCATGCCAGGTTTGCTGCAACCTCTCTGGAGATGTCCCACTTGAAATCTCAAGTGCCCTGGTCAGGGAcctgtgtttgactttttgattCTTGTTTCTCAGGTCACATCAGAAGATGTGAATTCAAGTATCAAGACCTTTTTTTGTCCCAACGAGACCTACAATGACATGGCTACCCTCTTCTTCAATCCCCAGGAGTCTGCCATCCTACAGCTTTTCCACCAGGATAGTGAGTCTCGGGTTGGGCTTTGGGGCAGGTACAAATGATTATTCACCCACCCCTTCCGTTTACCCTCAGACACAGCTTGGCTTACCCCTAATTTTGAGCAAGAACAGGGCTTTTTGTTGGTGACATCACCCCAGACAAAGATAGGCTTTCTGCCTCCAGCACTGGAGGTGAACCGGACAGGATTCAGTAGGACCTGGTGGGAGCTGGCTGGTCTGGGAGGCCTTGGTAAGCATCTTGGTGGGCTTAGGTCAGTCTGCTCTTGCTTCGCAGGTACATTTAGCCCCGTCACTTTGGCCTTGTTCTTCGtcctctatttctcacttgcgtGTTGGACTTACGGCATTTCTGTTCCAAGTGGCCTTTTCGTGCCTTCTCTGCTGTGTGGAGCTGCTTTTGGACGTCTAGTTGCCAATGTCCTCAAAAGGtactctgtgcatgtgtgtgtgtgtgtgtgcgtgcgcgcacaTATGCACATGTGTAGGAATCATAGCTTCCCACATGGCTTCCCcggaggctcagcagtaaagaatccacctgcagtgcaggagacctgggtttgatccctgggtcgggaagattccctggagaaggaaatggcaacccactccagtattctcgcctgggaaatcctatggacagaggcgcctggcaggccatagtctgTAGGATCTCAATAGTCTGACATGTCTTAGCGACTGAACTACCCTCACCCCGCCACACACTGTATGATTCTGAGTCATGTTCTTGGTCTGTTTCTTCACCAGCTACATTGGATTGGGCCATATCTACTCCGGGACCTTTGCCCTGATTGGTGCTGCGGCTTTCTTGGGTGGGGTCGTCCGCATGACCATCAGTCTCACGGTCATCTTGATTGAGTCTACCAACGAGATCACTTACGGTCTTCCCATTATGATCACCCTGATGGTGAGCGCACCCCTTCTAGGCCTCGTTCAGATTCCGGGCCCAGTTCCCCCACAGCAGCCTATTTTTAAGCCTTTCCTTTGTATTTCAGGTGGCCAAATGGACAGGGGACTTTTTCAATAAAGGCATTTATGACATCCACGTGGGCCTGCGAGGCGTGCCGCTGCTAGAATGGGAGACAGAGGTGGAAATGGACAAGTAAGGCCAGGATTTCTCTTTGTGTCCTAGTTCCAGAATTTATAAAATCTAGGGCCCAGGAACTTTTGTATTAGGGGGTAGTAGTACAGATTCTTGGTTTGGAAGAAGGTAAGTAACAGTAGCAAGCACGTTTGTCCCCAAGTGTTTTCAGAAGAGTGGAGTGGCCCCGTGggctggaggctggggtgggcaggGTCGCTTCATGGACTATTCAGCCACTGTGGCATTCTAGCAAAACAGGATTACGTGTTACGATTGAATGTTGAAGCGTCCGATCCTTGTGAGTGACAGCAAGCTGCCTCGTGTGCCCAGTGAAGAGTTGTCTATCAGCGGTGACTCCTCTGGGCATAAACACCAGCTTATCCATCAGGCCTCTCATGTCTAGAATCACGTGAGGTGCTTAAAGTCTGTCCCGTAGGAGTCAGCCAGCTTCCAGAAAGGACCAGCCAGTCAATATTTCCAACGTTGCAGGCTATGTGGTCTCTATCACAGTTATCCAGTTCTACCATTTTAGTGCAGAAGCACCCGTGGACAACATGTAAATGAGCAAGCGTGACCAGATTGGACCTGTGGGTGATAGTTGCCATCCCTGGTCTAAAGGGACACccaaagattttcattttaattcctgTGTCATTAGCAGTTCAATGGTGATACATGACATGTGCCATGGGGTGCTGAGGAGGGATGGCTGAAACCCTGGGCAAGCGGATGGGGTTCATGGTGAGGGGGCGTTTGTATAGAGATGAGGGTCTTGGCCCACCCACCTGACAAGGCAGGGAAGAGCATATTCCAGGCACAGGGAACAGTGCATATGAAGGGGATGGGAGTACCAAGGAACACGTGTGTTCAAGGATCGGCTGGAAGTGGTTCAGAAGAgggaccctggtggtccaggcaGTACGGAAAGGGAGCATGGCCATGTCATGGCTGCTCCCAGTGCCACAGGCTCCGTCCTGAGGCTGGACCACTTCTCTCCCTCCCACAGACTGCGAGCCAGCGACATCATGGAGCCCAATCTGACCTACGTCTACCCGCACACCCGCATCCAGTCCCTGGTCAGCATCCTACGCACCACCGTCCACCACGCCTTCCCGGTGGTCACAGAGAACCGGGGCAACGAGAGGGAGTTCATGAAGGGCAACCAGCTCATCAGTAACAACATCAAATTCAAGGTAAAGAAAGTgaccctggaggaggggtggACCATGGACAAGTGGTTccctgacacacacactcaccccatGCTTGTCGTACCCTGTATACAGGGTGGCCCTGGTTGGCTCTTGAGAAAGTCAGCATTCTTGTCATCGTACGTGACAGTGAGTAAGGACTGGACAGTGAGTGAGGACTTCGTTTAGGCCATCAGGATGTGTGTGCATTCTCACTCCAGCAAGCACGTGGATGAGTGGTGGTTTTaatcagcctaccaggctcctcagtccatgggattttccaggcaagaatactggagtggggagccattcccttttccaggggatcttcctaacagaGCAATTGAACCCGTCTCTCCTGCAtcgcagccagattctttaccatctgagccaccagggaagcctggttttaATCAGCAGTGGTTAGCATTCAGTGCAGGTTGTCCCAGAGAGGGTTCTGAATTGCCAGCAGTGGGCTTTGACCTACTTAAGAAAGAAGTTCGTAGGAAGCTGTGGGACAGACGGAACCTGAGGAACCAGGCGTGGGGCACCCTGGGTGAGCAGGTAGCTGACGGCTCCCCTGTGGGGACCAGGAGGCATCAGCCTTGAGGGCGGGTCCCGCTGCCTCACTGGGGCCATGTGCCCACCCTTGGCTTTGGAGGCTGGGGCACATCAGTTGACAGGCCTGCAGAGAGATGACGTAGGAGCGCTGCCGTGCTGTCCCCACATCAAAGGAGTCGGGCCATGGAGCCGGCAGAAACCTTGGGCTCCAGGAGGCTCCTTGAATCACAAGTCTCTGAGCCGCCATGCAGGTTTCTTGCCGTTCTGGCGTGGGCCTGTGCCTTTTGACCCTCGGGGTCACCCACCTCCTCCCGAGTGGATGCTGGCCCACCCTTGAGCAGCCGTCTGTCATCACTGCCCCTTCCCATCCTCAGAAGTCCAGCATCCTCACCCGCGCCGGCGAGCAGCGCCGGCGAAGCCAGTCCATGAAGTCCTACCCATCCAGTGAGCTGCGCAACATGTGCGATGAGCATGTGACCTCTGAGGAGCCGGGCGAGAAGGAGGATCTCCTGCAGCAGATGCTGGAGCGGAGGTGAGGGGGCCCCTCGCCCGGGGCCGTCCCTGGGAGTGCAGGCGGGGCTTGGGGCCGTGGACGGGACGCGGTCCTGCTGAGGGTGTCCTAGGCAGCGTCTGGTTTTTGTATAACAGATACACCCCCTACCCCAACCTATACCCTGACCAGTCCCCGAGCGAAGACTGGACCATGGAGGAACGCTTCCGCCCGCTGACCTTCCACGGCCTGATCCTGCGCTCGCAGCTCGTCACCCTGCTTGTCCGAGGAGTCTGTTACTCTGAAAGCCAGTCGGTGAGTCTCCCTTCTTGTCCACATCAGGCCTCTGGAAAGCATGAGGGCGCTCGGAACCCAGTCCCTACACCTGCTGTCGAGCAGTGCGTGCAATCCCCGCTGCCCTGATGCTGAGCAGGGCTCAGAGTCCCTCCAGGGCCTTGCCCCTTAGTCTCTGCACCTGTTGTTAAGTGTCCTTCTGGCCAGTAgccttttaatataatttctacaCTTTAATTTCTGCCATGTATGCACTTTGTTACATGTGTTATCCAAAGAAATGCCTTTGTTCTTGTTCATTTCCCTGtagtcttttctttcctttggtttATGTGTGTTCAAAGTGGTCCATATAATGACCTGCAACACACTTCACCCCTTCAGATGGAGCCTGAAAAACTCACACAGAGACCTAGTTCCCAAACTAATTTTCCTTTGGGTCTTGCCCGTGGGCAGCCAGCCTGAGGTCACCCATGGTCTGACTAGCCTGCAGAAGAGCAACTCACGTGGGCAGGACAGGAAGGGCCACGGATGGAGTGGCTCAGGCTTGGGGGTATGGCCTGTGGGAGGCCCAACCTCACTGGAATGGCCCAAGGGACGAGAGCTGGAGGAATGAAGCAGGCCAGACTAGATGAAGCAGGGCCTCGCCTGCAGACAGAAGCCACCAGTGCTGGCCTGAGGAAACCCTGGGGGTCAGCGGTGGACAGCAAAGACTGTGGgccaaggggaggggaggggaggaagattGGGGAGGAGTGGTGACTGGCCTGAGAGCTGATGGTCTCGGTGCCCTGTGACGGTCAGCGGCCTTGAGAGCTGAGGGAAAGTCCAGAAGACTCAGGATGCAGGAATAGTGGCAAAGCTCCCTTGTGACTTTTCTGGGCTGACTTTCCTGGGGCTGCCGTTTGCAGTCGCCGCAAACTGGGCACAGTTCCACAGGCGGGCCCCTCAGATGCTTCCAGCAACAGCAGTGTGTCCTTGCTTGGTTTTGAAGGCCCTGGGACAGAACGCCCGGTCGGCCGGGCTGTGCTTCCTCTGAAGGCTCCAGGAGAGGATTCTTGCCTCCCTCATTTGTGGTGGTTGCCCTCAGCCTGCCCTGGCTGGAGGCCCATcaattgtgtctgcctctttcttACCCGGCCCTCCCTCTGTGCCCTCGCCTCTTTCAGCAGGACACCAGTCCCTGGGTTTGGGGCCCACCCTCCTCCACGTGACCTCATCTTACCTTGACTACATCCGCAAAAGCCTCTTTTCCAAGAAGGccacattcacaggttctagaCGGATCTTTTAGGGGACCCAGGCCACTGCAGCTACAGCTACTATTAGCGCTTCTCGCACCGAAACTCGAGAGTAGCTCACGCCTGTTCTACAGATGAAAGGGACGTTCAGAGAAGTTAGGAGACCAGCCCAGGGGACACAGCTAGGGAGTTGGCCGAGAAGTGGCTTTGGAGCAGGAGGTCTCACTCCAGAGCGCCTGTCCTGGCCCTGCGCTGCCCGCCCGGCTCTCAGACATTGAGGGAGGGTCCCCTAAACGTGGCTCCGCCAGTGGCCACATCCAGTGCAAGGACAGTGTCTGGGTTGGGATTGCAGAGTGCCAGCCAGCCACGCCTCTCCTACGCCGAGATGGCCGAGGATTACCCGAGGTACCCCGACATCCACGACCTGGACCTGACCCTGCTGAACCCGCGCATGATCGTGgtgagcagggcttccctgggggtggggctgggtgagGAGGCTGAGGGCCCATCCCGCACGGCCTGCTCCTCGTCTGCGTGGCCAGAGTCACATCCTGGGCAGGCAGGACTGGCTGCGGGTCACCATGTTGTCTCCTCTGCAGGACGTCACCCCGTACATGAACCCCGCACCCTTCACTGTTTCGCCCAACACCCATGTCTCCCAAGTGTTCAACCTGTTCAGGACGATGGGCCTGCGGCATCTGCCAGTGGTAAATGCGGTGGGCGAGGTGAGTCGGAACCTGTGAGGCTGTGTCTCCTGGAGGGGAGC of Bubalus bubalis isolate 160015118507 breed Murrah chromosome 5, NDDB_SH_1, whole genome shotgun sequence contains these proteins:
- the CLCN6 gene encoding chloride transport protein 6 isoform X2, producing the protein MAGCRGSLCCCCRWCCCCGDRETRTPEELTILGETQEEEDEILPRKDYESLDYDRCINDPYLEVLETMDNKKGRKYEAVKWMMVFAIGVCTGLPVAAGSGIPEIKCYLNGVKVPGIVRLRTLLCKVFGVLFSVAGGLFVGKEGPMIHSGAVVGAGLPQFQSISLRKIQFNFPYFRSDRDKRDFVSAGAAAGVAAAFGAPIGGTLFSLEEGSSFWNQGLTWRVLFCSMSATFTLNFFRSGIQFGSWGSFQLPGLLNFGEFKCSDSDKKCHLWTAMDLGFFIAMGVIGGLLGATFNCLNKRLAKYRMRNVHPKPKLVRVLESLLVSLVTTVVVFVASMVLGECRQVTSAAQVGNDSIPLQVTSEDVNSSIKTFFCPNETYNDMATLFFNPQESAILQLFHQDSTFSPVTLALFFVLYFSLACWTYGISVPSGLFVPSLLCGAAFGRLVANVLKSYIGLGHIYSGTFALIGAAAFLGGVVRMTISLTVILIESTNEITYGLPIMITLMVAKWTGDFFNKGIYDIHVGLRGVPLLEWETEVEMDKLRASDIMEPNLTYVYPHTRIQSLVSILRTTVHHAFPVVTENRGNEREFMKGNQLISNNIKFKKSSILTRAGEQRRRSQSMKSYPSSELRNMCDEHVTSEEPGEKEDLLQQMLERRYTPYPNLYPDQSPSEDWTMEERFRPLTFHGLILRSQLVTLLVRGVCYSESQSSASQPRLSYAEMAEDYPRYPDIHDLDLTLLNPRMIVDVTPYMNPAPFTVSPNTHVSQVFNLFRTMGLRHLPVVNAVGEIVGVITRHNLTHEFLQARLRQHYQAL
- the CLCN6 gene encoding chloride transport protein 6 isoform X3, translating into MDNKKGRKYEAVKWMMVFAIGVCTGLVGLFVDFFARLFTQLKFGVVQASVEECSQKGCLALSLLELLGFNLTFVFFASLLVLIEPVAAGSGIPEIKCYLNGVKVPGIVRLRTLLCKVFGVLFSVAGGLFVGKEGPMIHSGAVVGAGLPQFQSISLRKIQFNFPYFRSDRDKRDFVSAGAAAGVAAAFGAPIGGTLFSLEEGSSFWNQGLTWRVLFCSMSATFTLNFFRSGIQFGSWGSFQLPGLLNFGEFKCSDSDKKCHLWTAMDLGFFIAMGVIGGLLGATFNCLNKRLAKYRMRNVHPKPKLVRVLESLLVSLVTTVVVFVASMVLGECRQVTSAAQVGNDSIPLQVTSEDVNSSIKTFFCPNETYNDMATLFFNPQESAILQLFHQDSTFSPVTLALFFVLYFSLACWTYGISVPSGLFVPSLLCGAAFGRLVANVLKSYIGLGHIYSGTFALIGAAAFLGGVVRMTISLTVILIESTNEITYGLPIMITLMVAKWTGDFFNKGIYDIHVGLRGVPLLEWETEVEMDKLRASDIMEPNLTYVYPHTRIQSLVSILRTTVHHAFPVVTENRGNEREFMKGNQLISNNIKFKKSSILTRAGEQRRRSQSMKSYPSSELRNMCDEHVTSEEPGEKEDLLQQMLERRYTPYPNLYPDQSPSEDWTMEERFRPLTFHGLILRSQLVTLLVRGVCYSESQSSASQPRLSYAEMAEDYPRYPDIHDLDLTLLNPRMIVDVTPYMNPAPFTVSPNTHVSQVFNLFRTMGLRHLPVVNAVGEIVGVITRHNLTHEFLQARLRQHYQAL